The Gemmata palustris genome includes a region encoding these proteins:
- a CDS encoding ParB N-terminal domain-containing protein has translation MRIAEQKRPSGRVRTAAAIEEVALDSLIPAPINDVVYSTVDPTDPDIRALAKKICQQGLLEPIVITLDDVILSGHRRRVACQLARLKTVKVRRQSILSTDPGFLDLLVNFNEQRAKSIPEVIREKVATADKGAAYANLLANRRAQADRVELRCEEAGLQLLAPGAARKRASISPAKRPMLDAAVRVLNANRDYWPLTLRQVHYRLLNHPPLRNAGDSKSTYSNNQKSYKDLSDLLTRARLSCVVPWNAVYDPTRPQTQWECWRSPRPFVKIQVDEFLGSYHRDLLQSQPAYIEVIGEKMTIQTFIILTVVDYCIPYTIGRGYSSIDTRYQLAQRFQASGKDRMVLSFLSDLDPEGENIPDTFASSMRDEFGVYDITAVKVALTPDQVARFKLPPLLTAKESSSRTAGFVAEHGDAVYELEAVEPDQLANILRAAVESVLDMPLFRTEQEREAEDATVLDAYRDRAMQALGDVVRTSPD, from the coding sequence ATGAGAATCGCCGAACAGAAGCGGCCGTCCGGACGTGTCCGGACGGCCGCCGCTATCGAAGAGGTTGCACTTGATAGCCTAATCCCGGCGCCGATCAACGACGTGGTTTACAGCACGGTGGACCCGACCGACCCAGACATCCGCGCCCTTGCTAAGAAGATTTGCCAACAAGGACTACTTGAGCCGATCGTTATCACCCTGGATGACGTCATCCTCTCCGGTCACCGGCGGCGAGTTGCGTGTCAGCTCGCCCGCCTGAAAACAGTGAAGGTTCGGCGGCAATCGATCCTTTCAACTGACCCTGGCTTTCTAGATTTGCTCGTAAACTTTAATGAACAAAGAGCCAAGTCAATTCCTGAAGTGATCCGCGAAAAGGTGGCGACCGCTGACAAGGGCGCCGCTTACGCTAACCTCCTCGCCAACCGCCGAGCGCAGGCCGATCGGGTCGAATTACGGTGCGAGGAGGCGGGGCTGCAGCTCCTCGCACCCGGCGCGGCCCGTAAGCGCGCAAGCATCTCCCCGGCAAAGCGACCAATGTTGGACGCCGCCGTGAGGGTTCTGAACGCGAACCGCGATTACTGGCCTCTGACGCTTCGGCAGGTGCATTACCGCCTACTGAATCACCCGCCGCTGAGGAACGCTGGCGATTCAAAAAGTACGTACTCAAATAACCAGAAATCTTACAAGGATCTATCGGACCTGCTCACGCGCGCGCGGCTGTCTTGCGTCGTGCCGTGGAACGCAGTGTACGATCCGACTCGGCCGCAGACTCAATGGGAGTGCTGGCGCAGCCCGCGTCCGTTCGTGAAGATTCAGGTAGACGAGTTCTTGGGGTCCTATCACCGCGACTTGCTCCAAAGTCAACCTGCCTACATAGAGGTGATCGGCGAGAAGATGACAATCCAAACATTTATCATACTAACAGTAGTCGACTACTGCATCCCGTACACTATCGGTCGCGGCTATTCATCTATCGATACTCGATACCAGCTCGCGCAGCGGTTCCAGGCGTCCGGGAAAGACCGCATGGTTTTGTCGTTTTTGAGCGATCTTGATCCCGAAGGAGAGAATATCCCTGATACGTTTGCTAGTTCTATGCGAGACGAATTCGGCGTGTACGACATCACGGCGGTGAAGGTCGCGTTGACCCCCGATCAGGTGGCTAGGTTCAAACTCCCCCCACTGCTAACGGCTAAAGAATCTTCCAGTCGCACTGCTGGATTCGTTGCAGAACACGGAGACGCAGTGTACGAACTCGAAGCCGTTGAGCCGGATCAGTTAGCTAACATTCTGCGCGCTGCTGTAGAAAGTGTTCTCGATATGCCCCTCTTTCGGACGGAGCAAGAGCGCGAGGCAGAGGACGCGACCGTCCTTGACGCTTACCGCGACCGCGCGATGCAGGCGCTGGGTGATGTCGTCCGGACTAGTCCGGACTGA